A window of Octopus sinensis linkage group LG29, ASM634580v1, whole genome shotgun sequence contains these coding sequences:
- the LOC118768460 gene encoding integrator complex subunit 6 homolog, which translates to MDSEEEMPDSEVLLPSVAKPAVVGSKRRRVKRKGNPATGSKMGSGSTATSTSSNKVRITESTVAATAVMTAVTTNTTTTSGATVSHVSSKKQSRKNSTSRQEAQKETKGGQASVALTPSTAVVSTGGESRPSSTTSLDTSTVTPPPPLPPQLHPHPSLLVKETHASFNEPVVSEYSLTPSLLDEVLSQKKLRLLRSPDVVKFFKQRQQQTLLANSRSIRGLGQLSVTTTTNVADRTHFKN; encoded by the coding sequence ATGGACAGTGAGGAGGAAATGCCAGACTCAGAGGTACTTTTGCCGAGTGTTGCGAAACCAGCTGTTGTTGGTTCAAAACGCAGGCGTGTCAAACGTAAGGGGAATCCAGCCACTGGCTCCAAGATGGGGTCTGGTTCCACAGCGACTTCGACTTCATCAAACAAGGTCCGAATCACGGAGTCTACAGTGGCGGCAACGGCAGTGATGACAGCAgtgaccaccaacaccaccaccaccagcgggGCCACTGTATCTCATGTGAGTAGTAAAAAGCAATCGCGTAAGAACTCGACGAGCCGACAGGAGGCTCAGAAGGAAACGAAGGGCGGTCAGGCTTCAGTGGCACTGACCCCTAGTACGGCCGTAGTGAGTACAGGGGGCGAGAGTAGGCCCTCGTCAACGACGAGCCTGGACACGTCGACCGTAACACCACCGCCCCCTTTGCCACCCCAACTGCACCCGCACCCTTCCCTGCTGGTGAAGGAGACCCATGCCTCGTTTAACGAACCCGTCGTCAGTGAGTACAGCTTAACCCCGAGTCTACTCGACGAGGTGCTCTCACAGAAAAAACTCAGGCTCTTACGGTCCCCCGATGTGGTGAAATTCTtcaaacaacgacaacagcagacCCTGTTGGCCAACAGCCGGAGCATACGGGGCTTAGGACAGCTTTCggtgaccaccaccactaacgtTGCTGATAGGACTCACTTCAAAAACTGA